A region of Bacteroidota bacterium DNA encodes the following proteins:
- a CDS encoding DUF4249 family protein, protein MLKYLFIIGILLQLISCDSQEDVDITIPFQKKLVGGVIIGTSDATIAASLTYTTPVYNQQTSVEPVIVTNANAFVNEGSNQYHLTFDEPTGTYNTSLNGASVQVGQTYRLIVSDGNETVTGQTTIPDGADVKLTVQFDSAFRNNYFYHANFNCQLLSDKKQYIRLVPTLFFDDSTQIEMLMPSYTSIIQLNQGQSFNSNFGAHKIFQESKPIRIECKVLVCDEAYAKYFNTTTSASLYNVLPIGEPNFAYSNLSNKVGVIASYNLTKTFYFQLQ, encoded by the coding sequence ATGCTAAAGTACCTATTTATAATTGGCATATTGCTACAACTGATTAGCTGCGATTCACAAGAAGATGTAGATATAACTATTCCATTCCAAAAAAAATTAGTGGGTGGCGTAATTATAGGTACCAGCGATGCCACCATTGCTGCATCATTAACCTATACTACCCCCGTTTATAATCAGCAAACATCAGTAGAACCGGTTATTGTAACCAATGCAAACGCCTTTGTAAACGAAGGCAGTAACCAATACCATTTAACTTTTGATGAACCCACAGGGACCTACAATACCTCGTTAAATGGGGCAAGTGTGCAAGTTGGGCAAACATACCGGCTAATAGTAAGCGATGGAAACGAAACCGTAACAGGGCAAACAACCATACCCGATGGTGCCGATGTAAAGTTAACAGTGCAATTTGACAGTGCATTCAGGAATAACTATTTTTACCATGCTAACTTCAATTGCCAGCTGCTTTCCGATAAAAAACAATATATCCGTTTAGTGCCTACCCTTTTCTTTGATGATTCAACCCAAATAGAAATGTTAATGCCGAGCTACACCTCTATTATTCAATTAAACCAGGGACAATCATTTAACAGTAATTTTGGGGCCCACAAAATTTTTCAGGAATCAAAACCAATAAGAATTGAATGTAAGGTATTGGTTTGTGACGAAGCCTATGCAAAATATTTTAACACCACAACCTCGGCTAGCTTATACAATGTTTTGCCCATAGGAGAACCCAATTTTGCCTATAGTAATTTAAGCAATAAAGTAGGCGTAATAGCTTCCTATAACCTGACAAAAACATTTTACTTCCAGTTGCAGTAA
- a CDS encoding RNA polymerase sigma-70 factor — MEAATHQLHTDQSILQRLQQNDEQALELLFKTYYKPLLRFAKTIVKDASQAEDAVQDVFVKIWEKRNDLSITLSFKSYLYMAVRNHCFNTLKLNERKYWMDEGMENDEQLAVNNTEDNLIAKSLNHQIQQAIELLPDKCKLTFQLSRFENMSYKEIAETMNVSVKTVENQMGKALSVLRNQLSPYLQISIAIASLINCIL, encoded by the coding sequence ATGGAAGCAGCAACACATCAATTACATACCGACCAATCAATACTGCAACGCTTACAACAAAACGATGAACAAGCGTTAGAGCTGCTGTTTAAAACCTATTACAAACCATTACTACGTTTTGCAAAAACCATTGTTAAAGATGCCTCACAGGCAGAAGATGCAGTACAAGACGTATTTGTTAAGATATGGGAAAAACGAAACGATTTATCCATTACACTTTCATTTAAATCCTATTTATACATGGCCGTACGAAACCATTGTTTTAACACCTTAAAACTAAACGAAAGAAAATATTGGATGGACGAAGGAATGGAAAATGATGAACAATTAGCCGTAAACAATACCGAAGATAATTTAATAGCCAAATCATTGAACCATCAAATACAACAAGCTATTGAATTGTTACCCGATAAATGTAAGCTCACATTTCAATTAAGCCGTTTCGAAAACATGAGCTACAAAGAAATTGCAGAAACCATGAATGTATCAGTTAAAACAGTAGAAAACCAAATGGGTAAAGCACTTTCCGTATTGCGTAATCAGTTATCGCCATACCTGCAAATAAGCATAGCCATTGCTTCTCTTATAAACTGCATACTATAA
- a CDS encoding TonB-dependent receptor yields MKHYIKHITLLLLLTNQLTVKSSTLTLNGYVVDSKTGEAVNGAKVIAKPLKKGTYTNAYGYFAIQATDDIKTITISYIGYVSQEVNINVTSATNLKINLVEKKNELKQVNVQAKKENDKVQSTEIGIIHIPIKSIANIPVIGGERDIIKVLQLMPGIKRGHDGSTGMFVRGGNSDQNLILMDEAPVYNASHLLGFFSIFNSDALKDVSMQKGGFTANYGGRLSSIMDVRLKEGNNQTFHAEGGIGILSSRLSIEGPIIKNKSSFIISARRTYIDQVYKLIGKDLPYYFYDINAKINYKLSDKDILYFSTYIGDDVLSLHNPTDSSKQNTNKNIDFGSTLGNRTATLRWNHVYANKKLFSNISLIHSSFSYNITGNLAGNKLFITSSIQDYLIKMDYNYFKNNTNHIKFGFELAQHYFRPNVSKTEGIFNENIKPNDGLKITTQDMALYYLNDKEINKKWALNYGIRLTSAINQQTVYINPEPRINVRYALNDNASIKTSYTRMVQYLHLVSGSGTAMPTDLWYPVSKNIKPQTADQISVSYNQYIHKLKANLTIETYYKWMNNLVEYKEGTVAMLNNNIEEDLLQGTGKAYGLEITLQKQIGKLNGWIGYTLSYSTRQFDELNNGKTFFARYDRRHDFSIVANYQLSKRVAFSGVFVFASGSWFTPVIGQFLMPNGTYSNFDPLPIYSDRNAVQLSASHRLDLNLVIYSKPNKKWNSEWHIGAYNVYNRTQPYRIRVEQNANGQLQYQEQGLFGFIPSIAYNFKF; encoded by the coding sequence ATGAAACATTATATAAAACACATAACCCTGCTCCTATTACTAACAAATCAATTAACAGTAAAATCAAGCACATTAACACTGAATGGATACGTAGTTGATTCCAAAACAGGCGAAGCCGTTAATGGAGCCAAAGTAATAGCCAAACCGTTAAAAAAAGGAACTTACACCAATGCCTACGGTTACTTTGCGATACAGGCAACAGATGATATAAAAACCATCACCATATCATACATTGGTTATGTAAGCCAGGAAGTAAACATTAATGTAACCAGCGCCACCAACTTAAAAATTAATTTAGTAGAGAAAAAAAACGAACTAAAACAAGTAAACGTACAGGCAAAAAAAGAAAACGATAAAGTACAATCGACCGAAATTGGCATTATACATATACCCATAAAAAGCATAGCCAATATACCAGTAATAGGAGGCGAAAGAGATATTATAAAAGTACTGCAACTAATGCCCGGTATTAAACGTGGCCACGATGGTAGTACTGGTATGTTTGTAAGAGGAGGTAATAGCGACCAGAATTTAATATTAATGGATGAAGCACCCGTTTACAATGCATCCCACCTGCTAGGTTTCTTTTCCATTTTTAACTCCGATGCTTTAAAAGATGTAAGCATGCAAAAAGGCGGCTTTACAGCTAACTACGGAGGTCGTTTATCATCCATAATGGATGTAAGGTTAAAAGAAGGCAACAACCAAACCTTTCATGCAGAAGGAGGAATTGGAATACTATCAAGCAGGTTAAGCATAGAAGGGCCCATTATAAAAAACAAATCATCCTTCATCATATCAGCACGCAGAACATACATTGACCAAGTGTATAAATTAATTGGTAAAGACCTCCCCTATTACTTTTACGATATCAATGCAAAAATTAATTATAAATTATCCGATAAAGACATCCTATACTTTAGCACATACATAGGCGATGATGTACTTAGTTTGCATAACCCTACCGACTCTTCCAAACAAAACACCAATAAAAATATAGACTTTGGTTCAACCTTAGGTAATAGAACAGCAACACTGCGTTGGAACCACGTATATGCCAATAAAAAACTATTCTCCAACATATCATTAATACATAGTAGTTTTAGTTACAACATAACAGGTAACCTGGCAGGGAACAAGCTATTTATTACCAGTAGTATTCAGGATTATTTAATAAAAATGGACTACAACTATTTTAAAAACAATACCAACCATATCAAATTCGGATTCGAATTAGCCCAACATTATTTCCGCCCCAACGTATCAAAAACAGAAGGCATTTTTAACGAAAATATAAAACCAAACGATGGTTTAAAAATAACTACACAGGATATGGCCCTGTACTATTTAAACGATAAAGAAATAAATAAAAAGTGGGCCCTTAACTATGGCATAAGATTAACCAGCGCTATTAACCAACAAACCGTTTATATAAACCCCGAACCACGTATAAATGTACGCTATGCTTTAAACGACAATGCAAGCATTAAAACATCCTATACACGCATGGTACAATACCTGCATTTAGTATCGGGCTCAGGGACTGCCATGCCTACCGATTTATGGTATCCCGTATCAAAAAATATAAAACCACAAACAGCAGATCAAATTTCTGTTTCCTACAACCAATACATACATAAACTAAAAGCAAACCTGACTATAGAAACCTACTACAAATGGATGAATAACTTAGTAGAATACAAAGAAGGAACGGTAGCTATGCTTAACAACAATATAGAAGAAGATTTACTTCAGGGTACAGGCAAAGCCTATGGATTAGAAATAACCCTACAAAAGCAAATAGGTAAATTAAACGGTTGGATAGGTTACACCTTATCATACAGTACACGCCAGTTTGACGAGCTAAACAATGGCAAAACATTTTTTGCCCGTTACGACAGGCGACATGATTTCTCTATTGTAGCCAATTATCAATTAAGCAAAAGAGTAGCCTTTTCAGGTGTATTTGTTTTTGCTTCAGGCTCCTGGTTTACACCTGTTATAGGCCAGTTTTTAATGCCCAACGGTACTTACTCCAACTTTGATCCATTGCCTATATACAGCGATAGAAATGCAGTACAACTTTCTGCATCGCACCGATTGGATTTAAACCTTGTTATCTATTCAAAACCCAACAAAAAATGGAATAGCGAATGGCATATAGGAGCCTATAACGTATATAACAGAACACAACCCTACCGAATAAGAGTAGAGCAAAATGCAAACGGTCAGTTACAATACCAGGAGCAAGGCTTATTCGGTTTTATTCCATCAATAGCTTATAACTTTAAATTTTAA
- a CDS encoding T9SS type A sorting domain-containing protein: MKQIAKIFLGGILALTLSVVKAQLPNPSFETWKTQSFGLFSVSNPTGWNTSNLFSRFSGNKGDLPVVKTTDAQAGSSAIILRTIIDTAGKKEIALMTTGTLNLLTGESTDKFKLEGKPTKLKLYYKFLNTVKEEFSIIVTTTKNETTLGSGFYFDSNTVTNYTLLEIPIDYNDAGIPDSASINILVGNGQTTQAGAALYIDNISLVYESTGIDKIENKKTTFKIYPNPAKEYTNLSLNLKQNNKVSIQVTDITGALVFKQLDNALLTQGIHEFTLETVSLVTGIYFIQIITDEGIQTQKLIINN, translated from the coding sequence ATGAAACAGATAGCAAAAATATTTCTAGGAGGAATACTAGCATTAACACTAAGCGTAGTAAAAGCACAATTACCAAATCCAAGTTTTGAAACATGGAAAACACAATCATTCGGATTATTTTCAGTAAGTAATCCAACCGGGTGGAACACCAGTAATTTATTTAGTAGATTTAGTGGAAACAAAGGCGACTTACCCGTTGTTAAAACCACCGATGCACAAGCAGGCTCATCAGCCATTATATTAAGAACCATCATTGACACAGCCGGAAAGAAAGAAATAGCGCTTATGACTACCGGGACTTTGAATTTACTAACAGGAGAATCAACCGATAAGTTTAAACTGGAAGGTAAACCAACCAAATTAAAATTATATTACAAGTTTTTAAACACCGTAAAAGAAGAATTTAGTATCATAGTGACGACTACTAAAAATGAAACTACACTGGGTTCAGGATTTTATTTTGATTCAAACACTGTAACAAATTATACCCTGTTAGAAATTCCGATAGATTACAATGATGCAGGTATACCAGATAGTGCATCAATAAATATTTTAGTAGGTAACGGACAAACCACACAAGCAGGTGCAGCACTTTACATTGACAATATAAGTTTAGTGTATGAAAGCACCGGAATTGATAAAATAGAAAACAAAAAAACAACTTTTAAAATATACCCTAATCCGGCAAAAGAATATACCAACCTATCACTTAACTTAAAACAAAACAACAAAGTAAGCATACAGGTAACAGATATAACCGGAGCCCTTGTTTTTAAACAACTTGACAATGCACTACTAACACAGGGAATCCACGAGTTTACATTAGAAACAGTATCATTAGTAACAGGTATTTATTTTATTCAGATTATTACTGATGAAGGCATACAAACACAAAAGCTAATCATTAACAATTAA
- a CDS encoding T9SS type A sorting domain-containing protein — protein MKKLYYTLALLCGLSTAAFAQVPNPGFESWDSLSIVNNKRIYNPTGWFSTNADMVGNGFEQPVTMSTDARTGTYAVQITASLDDAGKQAAILSTGSSVSFDFSKDQGEKIALQGKIKSFQLYYKYLTAINDSFMVYLAMYKDGQYYGQAYTKRGQANTYQKLLVELNYPSTVAPPDSAKLFIFASTQNNAGSILTIDDVSIGYANTGIANITKKRLGVYPNPAKNNITVSDNDMQNASYKIIDNQGQVAQEGILENNQINTANLTQGVYMIQMETPTADYQQVKFIKE, from the coding sequence ATGAAAAAATTATATTATACATTAGCCCTTTTGTGTGGCTTAAGTACCGCTGCATTTGCCCAAGTTCCTAATCCCGGTTTCGAGTCGTGGGACTCCCTTTCCATAGTAAACAATAAAAGAATATACAACCCAACAGGTTGGTTTAGCACCAATGCCGACATGGTAGGAAATGGTTTTGAGCAGCCCGTTACCATGTCGACCGATGCCAGAACAGGTACCTATGCGGTACAAATTACAGCGAGTTTAGACGATGCCGGTAAACAAGCAGCTATACTATCAACAGGGAGTTCCGTTAGTTTTGATTTCAGTAAAGACCAAGGAGAAAAAATTGCATTACAAGGAAAAATAAAATCGTTTCAATTGTATTACAAATACCTGACCGCTATCAACGATTCATTTATGGTTTATTTAGCCATGTATAAAGACGGACAATATTACGGGCAGGCTTATACTAAGAGAGGACAAGCAAACACCTATCAAAAGCTGTTAGTTGAGTTAAACTATCCATCCACAGTAGCCCCACCTGATAGCGCTAAGCTTTTCATTTTTGCATCAACACAAAACAATGCCGGAAGCATATTAACCATTGACGATGTAAGCATTGGTTACGCAAACACCGGCATAGCCAACATAACAAAAAAACGTTTAGGAGTTTATCCAAATCCCGCAAAAAACAACATTACCGTTAGCGACAACGATATGCAAAATGCAAGCTACAAAATTATAGACAACCAAGGTCAGGTAGCACAAGAAGGCATATTAGAAAACAACCAAATAAATACCGCCAACTTAACACAAGGTGTTTACATGATCCAAATGGAAACACCTACAGCAGACTACCAACAAGTAAAATTTATAAAAGAATAA
- a CDS encoding FecR domain-containing protein: MNEQEKTELITKVLAGEASTDEIIALTNWRNESDANNKFAAQIESIWNNTNTPNDNINVDEAWQKVAQKIKTKKQASFQTIFLRIAAILILVAGAGLFLNKWLQSNAFNTLQTAANESKEITLPDGSIVWLNKNSSISYNNDFKGNSRNVELHGEAFFEVQKNPNKPFVITTKYAVTQVLGTSFNLVAYDSLTETTLSVKTGKVSFTANKTNHQLVITANESAVINEQGQVQKDEAFNNNAMAWKNKELVFNNAPFNEVVKAIEKYYAIKVTISNPKINNCHFTGQFNNAPLSEVLNIISKTLQISYTQNSNTIDFNGKGCE, encoded by the coding sequence ATGAATGAGCAAGAAAAAACAGAACTTATTACAAAAGTACTTGCCGGAGAAGCCTCTACTGATGAAATAATCGCCCTCACCAACTGGCGCAATGAAAGTGATGCAAATAATAAGTTTGCAGCGCAAATAGAGTCTATTTGGAATAACACCAATACACCAAACGACAATATAAATGTAGACGAAGCCTGGCAAAAAGTAGCCCAGAAAATAAAGACAAAAAAACAAGCTTCCTTCCAAACCATATTTTTGCGTATAGCAGCCATATTGATACTGGTTGCAGGAGCAGGTTTATTTTTAAACAAATGGCTGCAGTCAAACGCATTCAATACTTTGCAAACCGCTGCCAACGAAAGCAAAGAAATTACCCTACCCGATGGTTCCATTGTATGGTTAAATAAAAACTCAAGCATTAGCTACAACAACGATTTTAAAGGCAACTCAAGGAATGTAGAGTTACACGGAGAAGCATTTTTCGAAGTACAAAAAAATCCGAATAAACCATTTGTTATTACCACCAAATATGCGGTTACACAAGTATTAGGCACCTCCTTTAACTTAGTGGCATACGATAGTTTAACCGAAACAACACTAAGCGTTAAAACAGGTAAAGTTTCATTTACAGCCAACAAAACCAATCACCAGTTAGTTATTACGGCCAATGAAAGTGCGGTTATAAATGAACAGGGACAAGTACAAAAAGATGAAGCATTTAACAATAATGCCATGGCTTGGAAAAACAAAGAGCTCGTATTTAACAATGCTCCATTTAACGAAGTAGTAAAAGCCATTGAAAAATACTATGCCATAAAAGTTACCATCAGCAATCCTAAAATTAACAATTGCCACTTCACAGGTCAGTTTAACAATGCCCCTTTAAGCGAAGTACTAAACATTATAAGTAAAACACTTCAGATAAGCTATACACAAAACAGCAATACTATTGATTTTAACGGAAAGGGGTGCGAGTAA